Proteins from a single region of Anastrepha ludens isolate Willacy chromosome 5, idAnaLude1.1, whole genome shotgun sequence:
- the LOC128864076 gene encoding uncharacterized protein LOC128864076 — protein MMKLCSSRTNSTLLNVVIDQRLRIDTCRYLMEIQSRRLAGE, from the coding sequence ATGATGAAACTGTGCTCATCTCGCACCAACTCCACTCTGTTGAATGTTGTGATCGATCAACGACTTAGAATTGACACCTGTCGATATCTAATGGAAATTCAATCGCGTCGTCTAGCGGGAGAATag